A region from the Leopardus geoffroyi isolate Oge1 chromosome E3, O.geoffroyi_Oge1_pat1.0, whole genome shotgun sequence genome encodes:
- the LOC123589303 gene encoding non-histone chromosomal protein HMG-14-like gives MPKRKASSTKGVEKKEPNGRAARLSAKSAPAKLEMKSKKATGKDKSSDKKVQTKGEGKAKRKQAEVANQETKEALPAENGETKNEESPASDEAGEKEAKSD, from the coding sequence ATGCCCAAAAGGAAGGCCAGCTCCACCAAGGGGGTGGAGAAGAAGGAGCCTAATGGAAGGGCAGCGAGGTTGTCAGCTAAATCTGCTCCTGCAAAATTGGAAATGAAATCCAAAAAGGCGACAGGAAAGGATAAGTCCTCAGACAAGAAAGTGCAAACAAAGGGGGAAggcaaagcaaagagaaaacaggctGAAGTGGCTAACCAAGAGACAAAAGAAGCCTTACCTGCAGAAAATGGAGAAACTAAAAATGAGGAGAGCCCAGCCTCTGatgaagcaggagagaaggaagccaaATCTGATTAA